The Sandaracinus amylolyticus genomic interval GACGCACGTGCGCGCGGCGCGTCGCACCGAACGCGGCCCACTTCGCGTGCGTGAGCTGGTGGTCGCGCGCCCGCGCGAAGAGCTCCGCGTCCTTCGGGTTCGAGCCCGGCCAGCCCGCCTCGATCCAGCTCACGCCCAGCCGATCGAGGCGATCGGCGATGCGCAGCTTGTCCTCGCAGGTGAGGCTCAGCCCCTCGCGCTGCGTGCCGTCGCGCAGCGTCGTGTCGTAGATCCGGACGCGAAGCGCGTCGACGACCTCGCTCATGACGTCGCCTCCTCACCGCTCGCGAGGCTCTCGAGATCGTGGCGACGCTCGAACGCGCGGATGCGATCGGCGTACGCGACGAGGTACCCGAGCTCGTCGATGCCCTGCACCAGGCAGTGCTTCGCGAACTCGTCGATCGGGAACGTCGCGGTGCAGCCGTTCCACTTCACGCGCTCGTTCTCGAGATCGATCTCGATCTCGATCTTCGGATTGGCCTGCACCGCGCTCACCAGCGCGGCGTGCGGCTCGGGCGCGAGCGCGACCGGGAGCACGCCGTTGCGCGTCGCGTTGCCGCGGAAGATGTCGGCGAAGCCCAGCGCGATCACCGCGCGGAAGCCGCCCGCCTCGAGCGCCCACGGCGCGTGCTCGCGCGAGCTGCCGCACCCGAAGTTGCGCCCCGCGATCAGGATCTGCGCGCCCGCGTGCTCGGGCTTGTGCAGCACGAACTTCGGGTCCTTGCGCCACTCCGCGAAGAGACCCTCGGCGAGGCCCGCCTTGTCGATCGTCTTCAGGAAGCGCGCAGGGATGATCTGATCGGTGTCGACGTCGTCCGCGAGCAGCGGCAGCGCGTGCGACTCGAGATGCGCGAAGGGCTTCATGCCGCCACCTCCGGAACGAACGGGAGCTTCCGCGGATCGACCACCACGCCCGCGATCGCACACGCCGCGGCGGTGCGCGGCGACGCGAGGAACGTGCGGCTTCCCGGGCCCTGACGGCCCTCGAAGTTGCGGTTCGACGTCGACACCGCGTACTGGCCGGGCGTCAGTCGATCCTCGTTCATCGCGATGCACATCGAGCAGCCGGGCTCGCGCCACTCCGCGCCCGCGGCCTTGAAGATCTCGTGCAGACCTTCCGCCTCCGCGGCCTTCTTCACGTCGTGCGAGCCCGGCACGACCATCGCGCGCACGCCTTCCTTCACCTTGCGGCCCGCGAGCACGGCCGCGGCCTCGCGCAGATCGCTGAGGCGCGAGTTCGTGCACGACCCGATGAAGACGACGTCGATCTTCTTGCCGAGCAGCGGCTTGCCCGGCTCGAGCCCCGTGTACTCGATCGCGCGCTGTCGCGCGGCGCGCTCGGCGCCGTCGGGCGCGTCCTCGGGGCGCGGCACCGGCGCGTCGATCGGGATCGCCATCGCGGGGTTCGTGCCCCACGTGATCATCGGCGCCAGGCGCGAGACGTCGATCGTGATCGTCTTCGCGAAGCGCGCGCCCTCGTCGGTCGGCAGCGCGCGCCAGCGCGCGAGCGCGCGATCCCAGCCCTCGCCCTTCGGCACCGCGGGACGACCGTGCAGGTACTGGTACGTCGTGTCGTCCGGCGCGACGAGACCGGCGCGCGCGCCCGCCTCGATCGACATGTTGCAGAGCGTCATGCGCCCTTCCATCGAGAGCTGGCGCACCGCCTCACCGCGGTACTCGAAGACGCATCCGGTGCCGCCGTCGACGCCGATCTGCGCGATCAGCGCGAGCACGAGATCCTTCGCGGTCACGCCCTCGGGCGCGCGCCCGCCGAAGAGCACCTCGACCGGCTCGGGGCGGCGCTGCAGCAGACACTGCGTCGCGAGCACGTGCGCGACCTCGCTCGTGCCGATGCCGAACGCGAGCGCGCCGAACGCACCGTGCGTCGACGTGTGGCTGTCGCCGCAGACGATCGTCATGCCCGGCTGGGTGCGCCCCATCTCCGGACCGACGACGTGCACGATGCCGTTGCGCGGCGTGCCGAGCGAATAGAGCTCGATGTTGTTCTCCGCGCAGTTGCGCATCAGCTGCTCGAGCTGACGACGCCCCTCGGAGTCGACGACCGCGAGACCACCGGGACGCGTCGGCGTCGAGTGATCCATCGTCGCGAGCGTCCGATCGGGGCGGCGCACCTTCATGTTGCGCTCGCGCAGCGTCGAGAACGCCTGGGGCGAGGTCACCTCGTGGACGAGGTGGAGATCGACGTAGAGCACCGCGGGCCGCTTCGGGTGCTCCGCGACCACGTGCGACTCCCAGATCTTGTCGAACATCGTCCGAGGACGATCCGCCGTCGCGCTCATCACGCACTCTCCTTCAAGCGAGCCTGTTCGCTGGCCTTCGCCACCACGCGTTCCTTGCGCGCGCGATCGAGCGCCGCGAGGTACGCCTTCGCGCTCGCGACGAGCACGTCGGTGTCCGCGC includes:
- the leuC gene encoding 3-isopropylmalate dehydratase large subunit, translating into MSATADRPRTMFDKIWESHVVAEHPKRPAVLYVDLHLVHEVTSPQAFSTLRERNMKVRRPDRTLATMDHSTPTRPGGLAVVDSEGRRQLEQLMRNCAENNIELYSLGTPRNGIVHVVGPEMGRTQPGMTIVCGDSHTSTHGAFGALAFGIGTSEVAHVLATQCLLQRRPEPVEVLFGGRAPEGVTAKDLVLALIAQIGVDGGTGCVFEYRGEAVRQLSMEGRMTLCNMSIEAGARAGLVAPDDTTYQYLHGRPAVPKGEGWDRALARWRALPTDEGARFAKTITIDVSRLAPMITWGTNPAMAIPIDAPVPRPEDAPDGAERAARQRAIEYTGLEPGKPLLGKKIDVVFIGSCTNSRLSDLREAAAVLAGRKVKEGVRAMVVPGSHDVKKAAEAEGLHEIFKAAGAEWREPGCSMCIAMNEDRLTPGQYAVSTSNRNFEGRQGPGSRTFLASPRTAAACAIAGVVVDPRKLPFVPEVAA
- the leuD gene encoding 3-isopropylmalate dehydratase small subunit, with product MKPFAHLESHALPLLADDVDTDQIIPARFLKTIDKAGLAEGLFAEWRKDPKFVLHKPEHAGAQILIAGRNFGCGSSREHAPWALEAGGFRAVIALGFADIFRGNATRNGVLPVALAPEPHAALVSAVQANPKIEIEIDLENERVKWNGCTATFPIDEFAKHCLVQGIDELGYLVAYADRIRAFERRHDLESLASGEEATS